Proteins from one Candidatus Dependentiae bacterium genomic window:
- a CDS encoding HIT family protein: MKNNNCIFCNKNNVQILSESKLAYSIRDKFPVTTGHSLIITKRHVESFFDLTNNEILEINELLKKIKEEILQEDKTVTGFNVGVNIGLSAGQSVFHVHVHLIPRRLGDIENPKGGVRGIIPNKRDY, translated from the coding sequence ATGAAAAACAATAACTGTATCTTTTGCAATAAAAACAATGTGCAAATTTTATCCGAATCCAAATTAGCCTATTCAATAAGAGACAAATTCCCTGTAACTACTGGCCACAGTTTAATAATAACAAAACGACATGTAGAAAGTTTTTTTGATCTAACAAATAATGAAATTTTAGAAATAAATGAATTATTAAAAAAAATAAAAGAAGAAATTTTACAAGAAGACAAAACCGTCACCGGATTTAATGTTGGCGTCAATATAGGTTTATCTGCAGGTCAATCTGTTTTTCATGTTCACGTTCACTTAATTCCAAGACGTTTAGGCGACATTGAAAATCCCAAAGGCGGTGTTCGAGGTATTATTCCAAATAAACGTGATTATTAA